Part of the Candidatus Saccharimonadales bacterium genome, ACTTCCTTATGGAGGTCCAAGCATCGAGCGATCTTTCGACTACCGTGGGTCCGCTTGATAACTCGGTGCTTTGCGGTATTTCACGGCCATAGCGTACCCTGGCAGTTAGTCGGCCCAACTTTTCACCGGTTCGTTTTCGTCTCGCCAAGCGACCATCATCAGATCTCGTCTCTCCGTCAAGAGGATCGGTGTTGTTAATCGGAGACACCGTGGTTCTTTCAGTCTCGTCCGGTTCAATAGACGATATGGGTGGCAGCTCATCGACTTGCATTCTCTAGGAAGTATAGTTTGGCGGCGGTTGTTTGCACAAGACGAGCATTAGCTGGTTGGAAGGATGTACCTTTAACTCTTCAACATGCATCCAAGTAATTGGTGAACCACCTCAAGCCGAATTGAAACCGTATCTTATCTGAGATTAATGAGTGGCACGAAGCATTAAGGAAGTCGCCTCAAGAAGAGTACATCCCACCGAGAAATGGAATCACCACACCCTATCACAGCCACATCTAGTCTACACCGACTACGTCGAATAGTTGATAACAGATCAGCTAGCGAGCAACGGTTAAGATTTCTTAAAATAAGAGTTCGGAAGCTGGCCACAAATCTCCTGAATGTGATGATAGCGTGGCTCAAAGGCGACACGGGCCTCAGGTAGTACAATCTTATGTTCCCAGTCAAAGTTAGCCTTTTTGAGATTAAGAGCCATCATTTCTTCATAGCTTTTCCCAACGAAGTTCTTGTCTGTTTCATGGTGCCAAAAAATATATAAGAATGGGCCAGTAAGATGTGAACAACCATCAGCGGTGGATAGTATCCGGACCTCTATGGGAGCATCGTTTATATCCACCTCAGCGCATTTATCCATCAACTCTACATAATCAGCGGCACGATTAGCAAAACCTGACTCAAAGCCCAGCTCGATGAGCTTGTCCCGTCCAGCGTTCAGTAGCTTGCGCGAACGTTCATTGTGCCAGTCTAGAATCTTAGCGTAATCGTGTAGCCATACCATAACATGGATCAAATCCCGATCAGCGTCAGGGTGATGGTCCGCAAGCTCAAGAGCAAGACGCTCGACGACTCTTAGATGCCACTTAACAAACCACTTGTAGTGGAAGAACTTAGGATTAGAGCTGAGATCAGTAACATGCTCTATGAAACTTTGAATTCTTTCTTGCATGGACGGATTATACTACTAAATCACCTCCAGGATATACCCTGACTCATATGGCTCCGAAAGATCCAAGTTAAAAATCACAGAGGCAAAAGTGCTTATGGTGACCCCGAGGGGAATCGAACCCCTGTTGCCAGGATGAAAACCTGGTGTCCTAACCGCTAGACGACGGGGCCAGAACAGAGAGATTGTACCAGAAAACACCCCTTATATAAACCCTGTCAGGCCGGGCTGACCCTAGGTAGATCGGCCCAGCGCGTTGTATAAGCCGGACTCTTACGAAGAGCTTTTCTCCAAGGGCCAGCTTGCATCCGCTGCTGGGCTGCGTGCCAAACCAGCTCAGAATGATATTTCTCATTTATCGCATCGACTGTCTGCATGAGGCGTGTTCGTCGCTTATCTTCTAAGGGAGATTCATCGATCAGCCAGGAAAGTTGCTTGGCTCGTTCTGAGGATAAATCGAGAAGCATGACCCCTGCTCGTTTGTATGAGAAATCGGGGTCGTAGAGCGCGTCGAGCCCTTGAAGAGCGTATTTTATCAGAGTACCCGTGTCGCTAGTGGCCTGTAGTAACGGGACGACTGTTGTCACTCGCCTATAGGCCTCACTTTCGTTATGTTTGTCCCCGGCTAAGAACACGAGGACGGCCCCGCTTATCTGCCTCTGACGCCGTAACTTGTGGGCGGCTATTGCCGAAAAGGTGGCGATCCTTGCTTCCAATTCACTGTAAGCCCGGATCTTGTGGGGGAACGTACGAGTAACTGCCATCTGCTTCTGTGGCGCAGAATCATCTTCAATTTGATAGTGAGCTTCGCCCTGCAGCTCCTTGACCGTCCGCAGGCCTCGGATACTCATCGCCTGTCGAGCCCATTTTTCAGACGACAACGAAAGATCGTAAGCCGTCGAGAGACCACGATCACGAAGCATAGGCCCCAGACGCCAACCCACTCCCCAGATATCCTTTAGCTGAGTGCCCTTCAGAAGCTGGATCCGTCGCCCATCTGTCTCAGCTTCACCAAAGACTGCATCTGGTGCAATCGAGTATGCGCCGCCTAGTTCTGGATGATGCTTGGCCCATTCGGCGGCAGCTTTTGCAAGCGTCTTAGTCGGAGCTACACCAATTGAGACAGGCACACCCAACCAGTGTTTAATATGCCGGTGGAGTTCAAGCGCCCAGGCAGTATAGTCATCGATCAAAAGATTGCTGATTTCAAGAAATGACTCGTCAACCGAATAGACCTCTAGCTGTGGGGTGTAGGCTTCCAGTATGCGGACTGTCCGCTGGGAGAAGTCGCCATAGAGCTGGAAGTTGGCGGAAAAGAGAGTGACATCGGCTCGATCTAGCTCATTCTTAAATTTAAAGTACGGGGCAGCCATCGGGATGCCCATAGCTTTGACCTCGTTACTTCTGGCCACGATACAGCCATCATTGTTGCTCAGGACGGCAACTGGGCGGTTCCACAAATCAGGTCGAAAGACCTGCTCACAGCTGACGAAGAAGTTGTCACAGTCGACAAGCGCGAAGACCGGCTGCTTCCTAGCGGTACTGTTGGATGGCATGTGTCACAACTCCCCATATCTCCGACTCCCCTACCTCGCTCAGATCAATCGGTGAGAAATCTGGATTCTCGGCAACCAAGTAGGCCTTGCCATTATCTTTACGAAGACGCTTAAGCGTAAATTCGCCGTCAACCGCCGCCACCACGATATCCCCGTTTCGTGGCTCGAGTGACTTGTCAACGACAACGATATCCCCTGTCTTCAGACCAATACCGCTCATCGAGTCACCGTCCACCCGCAGGTAGAACGTAGCCACAGGGTGATGTATAACCAGCTGATTCAGATCGAGCGGTGTACCTGTCGCATCCTCTGCCGGATTGGGGAAACCTGCTTTGATAGGTAGTGAGATGAGAAGTGGCAGCGTCGGTGTACTCGGTTTGGATCTCATGTCCATATTATAGACTGTTTGGCCTGAGATGGTTCTGATGCTGTAGTAAACTTGTAAGTAGGTATGTCGCAGAGATCGAAAAAGAAACGACAGAAAACGTACCATGGAGTTGATGCTGCACCCGTCATGCATGTTCAAAGGTATGAGGTCGGCGATGAGTCGAAATCACAAGCTTGGTGGCGAGAAAATAAGAGAGCTGCTCTAGCCCGAAGTGCCCAGGTTATACTCGCTCTTCTAATCGCCTGGCTCGTCCTCAAGTTCCTGAACGTTATTTAGCAGGTTTCTTCTTGACAGGCATGGTGAAACCAAAGGTACTCCCAACTCCTACTTCACTTTCAAAGATGAGCGTACCACCTTCCAGATCGATAATCTTTTTAGCCA contains:
- the umuD gene encoding translesion error-prone DNA polymerase V autoproteolytic subunit, coding for MRSKPSTPTLPLLISLPIKAGFPNPAEDATGTPLDLNQLVIHHPVATFYLRVDGDSMSGIGLKTGDIVVVDKSLEPRNGDIVVAAVDGEFTLKRLRKDNGKAYLVAENPDFSPIDLSEVGESEIWGVVTHAIQQYR
- a CDS encoding Y-family DNA polymerase — protein: MPSNSTARKQPVFALVDCDNFFVSCEQVFRPDLWNRPVAVLSNNDGCIVARSNEVKAMGIPMAAPYFKFKNELDRADVTLFSANFQLYGDFSQRTVRILEAYTPQLEVYSVDESFLEISNLLIDDYTAWALELHRHIKHWLGVPVSIGVAPTKTLAKAAAEWAKHHPELGGAYSIAPDAVFGEAETDGRRIQLLKGTQLKDIWGVGWRLGPMLRDRGLSTAYDLSLSSEKWARQAMSIRGLRTVKELQGEAHYQIEDDSAPQKQMAVTRTFPHKIRAYSELEARIATFSAIAAHKLRRQRQISGAVLVFLAGDKHNESEAYRRVTTVVPLLQATSDTGTLIKYALQGLDALYDPDFSYKRAGVMLLDLSSERAKQLSWLIDESPLEDKRRTRLMQTVDAINEKYHSELVWHAAQQRMQAGPWRKALRKSPAYTTRWADLPRVSPA